A region of the Thermodesulfobacteriota bacterium genome:
GCGAAGGCGAAACAGGTCGGGAACCCGCACTCCTTGCAGTTCTTTTTTCCCCCTTCGGGAAGTTTCTTTTGGATATCCGATGCTTTCAGCGCCATGGCATCCTCCTTCCCCCCCTTAACCTGTGACCCAAGGATGGCCTACGCGGTTTAGGTATTCGGTCAGCTCGTCCACGTTCTTGACATCCTCCTCCGTGGGGATCTTGTCATAAAGCCCTGCTTCCTCCAGGACATCTTTCACCTGCTCCTTGATGGCCTTGGGCAGCCAGACGATCCTTTTTAACCCCCCATCGGTTTTGAGGAATTTCTTGGATCGCATGTAGGAGATGGCCATCCCGAGCATCCCCTCATTCTGGCGTCCTCCCGAGGCCTCGCCCGCAATTCCCGAGAATTTCTGGCCCGTGACGGTCTCGCCCACATAATCTCGGTGGACGACGCCGAAGGCATCCACCTCAGGGATGTAGAAGCAGATGGCCTGGAAACATCCGCAGGAGGTGTGGGGATTCTCCAAAGCACTATGGAGACAGAAGACGCTGTTGGCGCCGAGAGATTTTTCCGAGACCACCTGGTTGACGCCCGAGTAGATGAACTTCTCCGGATCGAGGAGCTCTCCTTTCTGAACGGCGAACTGGGGGCCTTCAGGGTCGATCTTATAGGCCGCCCTTCCATCAAACCAGTTGATGGCGCCGCAGAGGGAGACCCGTTCGGGCGTGATGATGCAGACGTGGGTGGGCGCGAAGGACTGGCAGAGGCTGCAGCCATAGAATTCATCCACCTCTTCTTCGGTGATCCCCTTGAGCCGATCATC
Encoded here:
- the cdhC gene encoding CO dehydrogenase/CO-methylating acetyl-CoA synthase complex subunit beta, which produces MFSVDVGPQYEGETVRKEDFYIEFGGPKHKFKAELVTVVPADQVEDEKVEIIGKDIKDFEEGASIPIFIKILVAGEQLEKDMEPVFERRVHMYINYIEGFWHMAQRDEIWMRLHKDSFKKGLNSLDEIGRILIMLYKNELPIIEKIQITFITDPALVEKEVLEARKIYKERDDRLKGITEEEVDEFYGCSLCQSFAPTHVCIITPERVSLCGAINWFDGRAAYKIDPEGPQFAVQKGELLDPEKFIYSGVNQVVSEKSLGANSVFCLHSALENPHTSCGCFQAICFYIPEVDAFGVVHRDYVGETVTGQKFSGIAGEASGGRQNEGMLGMAISYMRSKKFLKTDGGLKRIVWLPKAIKEQVKDVLEEAGLYDKIPTEEDVKNVDELTEYLNRVGHPWVTG